A section of the Solitalea canadensis DSM 3403 genome encodes:
- a CDS encoding NAD(P)/FAD-dependent oxidoreductase, whose protein sequence is MPLTVVSAAPIDEAISTVGGIALTEIDDCFQLKKLPNHFIIGEMLDWDAPTGGYLLQACFSMGKCLGNHLNQIYP, encoded by the coding sequence TTGCCTTTAACTGTTGTAAGTGCTGCCCCAATTGATGAAGCCATTTCAACTGTTGGGGGAATTGCATTAACTGAAATTGACGATTGTTTTCAACTCAAAAAGTTGCCTAATCACTTTATTATTGGCGAAATGCTTGACTGGGATGCACCTACAGGAGGTTATTTATTACAGGCCTGCTTTAGCATGGGAAAGTGCCTGGGAAATCATCTGAATCAGATCTATCCGTAA
- a CDS encoding BaiN/RdsA family NAD(P)/FAD-dependent oxidoreductase, which translates to MKKRVSIIGGGPASLMLAAELDEQKFDVTIYERNFAVGRKFLVAGKGGFNLTHSEPVDQFVTRYTPSDFLEKHIRTFSNADLINWLAEIGIPTFVGSSKRVYPIKGITPIEVLNAVLFVLRKKQVNILTRHYWSGWNENNELIFETKEGTQTVQSDLVVFGLGGKSWKKTGSDGSWSTRFEEKRVEIKPFQPSNCAYEIKWPQALLAQIEGESVKNIVIRCADKEAKGEVVITTFGLEGGAIYALSPQIREQLNHNQHSEIEIDLKPTFSLEEIKQKLSTTCKSSWTKHIEGQLKLNKTQLSLLKNCLGKEEFTNLEVLAKKIKGLPLTVVSAAPIDEAISTVGGIALTEIDDCFQLKKLPNHFVIGEMLDWDAPTGGYLLQACFSMGKCLGSYLNQI; encoded by the coding sequence ATGAAAAAACGTGTTTCAATTATAGGTGGCGGACCCGCTTCATTAATGCTTGCTGCTGAGCTGGATGAACAGAAGTTTGATGTAACTATCTATGAGCGAAATTTTGCTGTTGGACGGAAGTTTTTGGTAGCCGGAAAAGGTGGTTTTAACCTTACCCATTCCGAGCCCGTTGATCAGTTTGTAACCAGATATACCCCTTCTGATTTTCTTGAAAAACACATCCGGACCTTCTCCAACGCTGATCTTATTAATTGGCTAGCGGAAATTGGTATTCCAACGTTTGTTGGTAGTAGCAAACGTGTTTATCCAATAAAAGGAATTACTCCTATTGAGGTTTTAAATGCTGTACTTTTCGTATTAAGAAAGAAACAGGTAAACATCCTAACCCGCCACTATTGGTCGGGGTGGAATGAAAACAATGAACTCATTTTCGAAACAAAAGAAGGGACTCAAACGGTTCAATCAGACCTTGTAGTTTTTGGTTTGGGAGGAAAAAGCTGGAAAAAAACAGGATCTGATGGTAGCTGGAGTACTCGTTTTGAAGAAAAAAGAGTTGAGATAAAACCTTTTCAGCCTTCAAACTGTGCTTATGAAATAAAATGGCCGCAAGCTTTGTTAGCACAAATTGAGGGCGAATCGGTAAAAAATATAGTTATCCGTTGTGCTGATAAAGAGGCTAAAGGTGAGGTGGTAATAACTACATTCGGTTTGGAAGGAGGTGCTATTTATGCTTTAAGTCCACAAATTCGTGAACAATTAAACCATAATCAACATTCCGAAATAGAAATCGATTTAAAACCTACTTTTTCGCTTGAAGAAATCAAACAAAAACTTTCGACAACTTGTAAAAGCTCATGGACAAAGCATATTGAGGGGCAATTAAAACTCAACAAAACCCAATTGTCTCTTTTAAAGAATTGTTTAGGCAAAGAGGAATTTACCAACCTTGAAGTCCTTGCAAAAAAGATTAAAGGGTTGCCTTTAACCGTTGTAAGTGCTGCACCAATTGACGAAGCTATTTCAACTGTTGGGGGAATTGCATTAACTGAAATTGATGATTGTTTTCAACTCAAAAAGTTGCCTAATCATTTTGTTATTGGCGAAATGCTTGACTGGGATGCACCTACAGGAGGTTATTTATTACAGGCCTGCTTTAGCATGGGAAAGTGCCTGGGAAGTTATTTGAATCAGATCTAA
- a CDS encoding DUF4279 domain-containing protein, with translation MKKNKIILSFSLLDFNDITPEEITQLLNVNPTKICVKGQRRNPKNPESPLIKQNGWMIDSPLGQYASFEDQMNSLLDIIESKIDIFRALCKMYYCEFSCAIFMYLGNEESTPWVHLDSRYNELIKELNIEFDLDLYVFPNEEVSNSNL, from the coding sequence ATGAAAAAAAATAAAATAATATTAAGCTTTTCTTTATTAGACTTTAACGATATTACTCCTGAGGAAATCACACAATTGTTGAATGTAAATCCTACAAAAATATGTGTCAAAGGTCAAAGAAGAAACCCTAAGAATCCAGAGTCTCCTTTGATAAAGCAAAATGGATGGATGATAGATTCACCATTAGGTCAATATGCCTCGTTTGAAGATCAAATGAATTCTCTCTTAGATATAATTGAATCTAAAATTGATATTTTTCGAGCTTTATGTAAAATGTATTACTGTGAATTTTCTTGTGCAATATTTATGTATTTGGGTAATGAAGAAAGTACGCCTTGGGTTCATTTGGATTCCAGATATAATGAACTAATAAAAGAATTAAACATAGAATTTGATTTAGATCTTTATGTTTTTCCCAATGAAGAAGTTAGTAACTCTAACTTGTAA
- a CDS encoding M16 family metallopeptidase gives MEILDRLNEPDFKAVDNITLIRPHTEKLSNGISLHYIDASEADLVRVEFIFKNPQWNASQPLAIGATNSMLNEGTTHYTASQLADKIDFYGAFYQHEAGFDHSSVTLYSLNKHLKSTLPIIKEIITEASFPDQELSTYIQNSKQKLQVNQQKNDFSARKKFNEILFGSNAYYGYNVNVKDYDNLTRSQLELVRNLQYTASNCTIIISGKVKEEERKLIAELFGGEDWLKNDLLEASQPNFVASTSYNHLIEKKEALQSAIRLGKPLFNKTHADFQGMQVLNTVLGGYFGSRLMSNIREDKGYTYGIGSAIVSLKDAGYFFVATEVGADVCANALTEIYKEINILKNELIPEEELSLVRNYMLGSFLGSLENAFSHADKFKGISFYGLDYDYYDRFFETVRTITPQQLQQLANKYFADEFFEVVVGKK, from the coding sequence ATGGAAATTTTAGACCGATTAAATGAGCCTGATTTTAAGGCTGTTGATAATATAACCCTTATTCGTCCACATACTGAAAAACTTTCAAACGGAATTAGCCTGCATTATATAGATGCGTCAGAGGCCGATTTGGTTCGTGTTGAATTCATTTTCAAGAATCCGCAATGGAATGCTTCCCAGCCTTTGGCAATCGGTGCAACCAATTCAATGCTAAACGAGGGTACTACTCATTACACTGCATCACAACTAGCTGATAAAATTGATTTTTACGGCGCATTTTATCAGCATGAAGCGGGATTTGATCATTCAAGTGTTACGCTGTATAGCTTAAATAAGCACTTAAAAAGTACATTGCCAATCATAAAAGAGATCATAACAGAGGCCTCTTTTCCTGACCAGGAGCTTTCGACTTATATTCAAAACAGCAAACAGAAATTGCAGGTAAATCAACAAAAGAATGATTTTTCGGCGCGTAAAAAATTTAATGAAATACTCTTTGGCAGCAATGCCTATTACGGTTATAATGTAAATGTGAAAGATTACGATAACCTAACGCGTAGTCAACTGGAGCTTGTTCGTAATTTGCAATATACAGCTAGCAATTGTACGATCATTATTTCAGGCAAAGTAAAAGAAGAAGAACGCAAACTGATCGCTGAATTATTTGGGGGTGAGGATTGGTTAAAAAATGACTTGCTTGAAGCATCTCAGCCAAATTTCGTTGCTTCTACATCCTACAATCACCTGATTGAAAAGAAGGAAGCATTACAATCGGCAATTCGTTTAGGGAAACCATTGTTCAATAAAACTCATGCTGATTTTCAGGGTATGCAGGTATTGAATACCGTTTTAGGCGGATATTTTGGATCTCGGTTAATGTCGAACATACGTGAAGATAAAGGATATACCTACGGAATTGGTTCAGCTATCGTTTCCTTGAAAGATGCCGGATACTTCTTTGTAGCCACGGAAGTAGGTGCAGATGTTTGTGCCAATGCGTTGACAGAGATCTATAAAGAAATCAATATTTTAAAAAATGAACTAATCCCAGAAGAAGAACTAAGTCTGGTAAGAAACTATATGTTAGGTTCATTTTTAGGAAGTCTTGAAAATGCATTTTCGCACGCCGATAAATTCAAAGGAATTTCATTCTATGGTTTAGATTACGATTACTATGATCGTTTCTTCGAAACGGTTAGAACAATAACCCCGCAACAACTTCAGCAATTAGCCAATAAGTACTTTGCTGATGAGTTTTTTGAAGTGGTAGTAGGGAAGAAGTAA
- a CDS encoding GNAT family N-acetyltransferase, protein MAEYTGTLTITENADKKRFETEVNGHLAFVEYIRTQDSIYLTHTEVAKALEGQGIAKKLVESVLDIIEREGKKLVPLCPYVAAYLKRHPDWKRILAAGYNV, encoded by the coding sequence ATGGCTGAATACACCGGAACCTTAACTATAACAGAAAATGCAGATAAAAAACGCTTTGAGACTGAAGTTAACGGTCATTTGGCGTTTGTAGAATACATCAGAACTCAAGATAGTATTTATCTAACCCATACCGAGGTTGCCAAAGCATTAGAAGGCCAAGGCATTGCAAAAAAATTAGTTGAGTCTGTTCTCGATATTATTGAGAGAGAAGGTAAAAAACTGGTTCCACTTTGTCCGTATGTAGCAGCTTACCTAAAGCGTCATCCTGATTGGAAACGCATTTTAGCTGCAGGATATAATGTATAA
- the mqnC gene encoding cyclic dehypoxanthinyl futalosine synthase, producing MNIEKLLEKALNFEFLTAEEGLFLFKNASTAQLMHVGHQLRMIQKPDNIVTWIIDRNLNTTNVCIANCKFCNFFRRPGHEESYITDIETYKVKIEETFKYGGEQLLLQGGHHPDLGLSYYVDLFKELKRLYPTLKLHALGPPEIAHIAKLDKLSHTEVLQALIEAGLDSLPGAGAEILNDRVRRLISKGKCSGREWLDVMRAAHQLGLTTSATMMFGHVETLEERFEHLVWLREVQSEKPANAKGFLAFIPWPFQDDGTLLRRIRNVRNTVTGDEYVRMIALSRIMLPNVKNIQASWLTVGKQVAQLCLHAGANDFGSIMIEENVVSAAGAPHRFTANGIQEAIKEAGYEPRLRNQQYEFREMPEMEEQVINY from the coding sequence ATGAATATCGAGAAATTATTAGAAAAGGCCTTAAATTTTGAATTTTTGACAGCTGAAGAAGGCTTGTTCTTATTCAAAAACGCTTCTACAGCACAATTAATGCATGTTGGCCATCAACTTCGCATGATCCAAAAACCGGATAATATCGTTACATGGATTATTGACCGAAACTTAAATACAACCAATGTTTGTATAGCCAACTGCAAATTCTGTAATTTCTTCCGTCGCCCAGGGCACGAAGAAAGCTATATAACCGATATTGAGACCTATAAAGTTAAGATCGAAGAAACGTTTAAATACGGTGGAGAACAGTTGTTGTTACAAGGTGGTCACCACCCTGATTTAGGCTTAAGTTATTATGTCGATCTTTTTAAAGAACTTAAACGCTTATACCCTACTTTAAAGCTTCATGCTTTAGGCCCGCCTGAAATTGCCCATATCGCTAAGCTTGACAAGCTATCTCATACAGAGGTTTTACAAGCATTAATTGAGGCTGGATTAGATTCATTACCTGGAGCCGGTGCAGAAATCCTGAACGATCGGGTTCGCCGGTTGATTTCTAAAGGAAAATGTAGCGGTCGCGAATGGTTGGATGTAATGCGTGCAGCCCATCAATTGGGGTTAACAACCTCTGCTACCATGATGTTCGGACATGTGGAAACTCTGGAAGAACGATTTGAACATTTGGTATGGTTGCGTGAAGTTCAGTCTGAAAAACCCGCAAATGCAAAAGGATTCTTAGCTTTCATCCCTTGGCCATTCCAGGATGATGGAACATTGCTTCGCAGAATCAGAAATGTAAGAAATACTGTTACAGGCGATGAATACGTACGCATGATTGCATTAAGTCGTATCATGTTGCCAAACGTTAAAAATATTCAAGCATCATGGTTAACCGTAGGTAAACAGGTTGCACAGCTATGCTTACATGCAGGAGCAAACGATTTCGGCTCAATTATGATTGAAGAGAATGTTGTTTCAGCAGCGGGTGCACCACACCGCTTTACTGCAAACGGCATACAGGAAGCTATCAAAGAAGCCGGCTACGAACCTCGCCTACGAAACCAGCAATACGAATTCAGGGAAATGCCTGAAATGGAAGAACAGGTGATTAACTATTAA
- a CDS encoding M16 family metallopeptidase: protein MINFERFTLNNGLRVLVHEDPATPMAVLNVLYDVGARDEDPSKTGFAHLFEHLMFGGSVNIPSYDEPLQRVGGENNAFTTNDITNYYIQVPAVNIETAFWLESDRMLSLAFSEKSLEVQRNVVCEEFKQRYLNQPYGDVWLNLRPLAFKKHPYQWATIGKELSHIEDATLEDVKAFFAKHYNPQNAILVVAGKVTLDEVKRLAEKWFGPIPAGEKYQRSLPQEPTQTEGRSQTIKAKVPLNAIYKAFHIGDRKSNTFYPTDLISDILSRGDSSRLYRSLVKEQQLFSEVNAYVSGDMDPGLFIVEGKLVEGVTIEAAEKAIDTELERMKAELLPADELTKVKNKIESTMVFSELNLLDRAMNLAYYELMGDAASYNKEKEKYQAVTALQIQEQANAIFADTNCSTLYYLSE from the coding sequence ATGATAAATTTCGAAAGATTTACTTTAAATAATGGACTTCGTGTGTTGGTTCACGAAGATCCGGCTACGCCTATGGCGGTATTAAATGTATTGTATGATGTGGGAGCAAGAGATGAAGACCCTTCCAAAACCGGCTTTGCTCACTTGTTTGAGCACCTGATGTTTGGTGGATCTGTTAATATTCCATCGTACGATGAGCCTTTGCAGCGCGTAGGAGGAGAGAATAATGCTTTTACCACCAACGATATTACCAATTACTACATACAGGTTCCGGCTGTAAATATCGAAACAGCTTTTTGGCTGGAGTCGGATCGCATGTTAAGTCTTGCATTTTCAGAAAAAAGCCTTGAGGTACAGCGTAATGTAGTTTGTGAAGAGTTTAAGCAACGTTATTTAAATCAGCCTTATGGAGATGTATGGTTAAACCTTCGTCCCTTGGCGTTCAAAAAACACCCTTATCAGTGGGCAACCATCGGAAAAGAGCTTTCTCATATTGAGGATGCCACTTTAGAAGACGTTAAGGCATTTTTTGCAAAACACTATAATCCGCAGAACGCTATTTTAGTAGTAGCAGGAAAAGTGACGTTGGATGAAGTGAAAAGACTGGCAGAAAAATGGTTTGGCCCAATTCCGGCCGGCGAAAAGTATCAACGCAGTTTGCCTCAGGAACCAACTCAAACCGAAGGCCGTTCACAAACGATAAAAGCCAAAGTTCCATTAAATGCTATCTATAAAGCTTTTCATATTGGAGATAGAAAAAGCAATACCTTCTATCCAACTGATCTGATTTCGGATATACTATCCCGTGGAGATTCTTCACGTTTATACCGTTCACTGGTAAAAGAACAGCAACTGTTCAGTGAGGTAAATGCCTATGTATCGGGCGATATGGATCCGGGATTATTTATCGTTGAGGGTAAATTGGTAGAGGGTGTTACTATAGAAGCCGCTGAAAAAGCCATTGATACAGAGCTTGAAAGAATGAAAGCAGAGTTATTGCCGGCTGATGAATTAACAAAAGTGAAGAATAAAATTGAGTCGACAATGGTATTTTCTGAACTGAACTTATTGGATCGTGCAATGAACCTTGCCTACTATGAGTTAATGGGTGATGCTGCCAGTTACAATAAGGAGAAAGAGAAATACCAGGCAGTAACAGCATTACAGATCCAGGAACAAGCCAATGCAATTTTTGCTGACACCAATTGTTCTACCCTGTATTATTTAAGCGAATAA
- a CDS encoding GNAT family N-acetyltransferase: MAEYTGTLTITENADKKRFETEVNGHLAFVEYIRTQDSIYLTHTEVAKQLEGQGIAKKLVESILDIIEREGKKLVPLCPYVAAYLKRHPDWKRILAAGYNV; encoded by the coding sequence ATGGCTGAATATACCGGAACCTTAACTATAACAGAAAATGCAGATAAAAAACGTTTTGAAACAGAAGTGAATGGACATCTGGCATTTGTTGAATACATCAGGACACAAGACAGTATATATCTTACACATACCGAAGTTGCAAAGCAACTGGAAGGCCAAGGCATTGCAAAAAAATTAGTTGAATCTATTCTCGATATTATTGAGAGAGAAGGGAAAAAACTGGTTCCTCTTTGTCCGTATGTAGCAGCTTACCTAAAGCGTCACCCTGACTGGAAACGCATTTTAGCAGCAGGATATAATGTATAA
- a CDS encoding polymorphic toxin type 33 domain-containing protein, producing the protein MVNSSLLKQFFKRDNWVNANGTKGTTEEFKDKEGRVVLKRTYDDAGTVLSTQYVYDDFGNLRYVIPPAVTATTITENDATFNELVYAYHYDGRQRVVEKKIPAKGWEFIVYNKLDRVVLVQDAVQRGKNQWSFSKYDAIGRVILTGLVNNSSHTRATLQPAVDGQTVNLWEDRDGSSLGYTERAYPLTSDSRVDILIVNYYDNYSFPGNPFGAPTGEQSLMTRTLLTGTKVKVLDGGTTYLWTVNFYDKEGRVIQSKSTNYLSGQDVVDNTYDFPGQLKISKRTHIVSGKAPLEITTRYEYDHMGRRINTYELIGSDPTKEVLLASYKYNELGQQIKKQLHSENNGSSYLQTVDYAYNIRGWLTKINDANLTDITDQFGLELKYNGNGAASQYNGNISEMTWKNRNPNATTQKAYQFGYDKLNRLLLATSTIGSNFNEVLTYDVMGNIKTLKRNGGSTSLIDDLTYTYKNGNLSNRLESVDDQSANSFGQRKGLTSYDYSDPNGNLIASSNTTDQTRNLSITYNYLNLPKQIKVNNQAIDYTYDAIGRKLRKVSGGVTIDYVGGIHYKAGALEFIQTEEGIARNLTSSYQYQYNLTDHLGNVRATIIKGSQGVETIQESSYYVFGMSQSEWVSGAKNKYLYNGKEQQDDFDLNQYDYGARFYDPVLGRWHIIDPLAELMRRYSPYNYGFDSPVRFLDPDGMAPGSFFDRRNDYDDRSISCGLSPHDRRFFDRTQIDDNGLNIIIPDIISKIDNDKSVIYKAGGDGGKKDKGKEVEKDRNPAQDKPLSDGEIELLEKNGFNHRDKSMNGKRGGRLDLWKDGEGNVYEKPKGNKGPGEPIGYNLKDLKSTVVKTAVGVTVAVVVYEVFKWGAAIILAPETGGASLAGASVLP; encoded by the coding sequence TTGGTAAATTCCTCTTTGCTTAAACAATTCTTTAAAAGAGACAATTGGGTAAATGCAAATGGAACCAAAGGCACAACAGAAGAATTCAAGGATAAGGAAGGTAGAGTGGTCCTTAAGCGCACCTATGATGATGCAGGTACCGTATTATCGACGCAATATGTGTACGACGATTTTGGCAATTTGCGTTATGTTATTCCTCCGGCAGTAACAGCCACTACCATCACTGAAAACGATGCGACTTTTAATGAACTCGTCTATGCCTATCATTACGATGGTCGTCAGCGGGTTGTGGAAAAGAAAATTCCTGCCAAAGGCTGGGAATTCATTGTATACAACAAACTGGACCGGGTGGTGTTAGTCCAGGATGCTGTTCAACGTGGCAAAAATCAATGGAGCTTTTCCAAGTATGATGCTATAGGGAGGGTTATCCTGACTGGCTTGGTGAATAACAGTAGCCATACCAGAGCCACCTTGCAACCGGCCGTAGACGGTCAAACAGTGAACCTATGGGAAGATCGTGATGGTAGCTCGTTAGGCTACACGGAAAGAGCTTATCCTTTAACAAGTGATTCAAGAGTGGACATATTAATAGTTAACTATTACGATAACTATTCCTTTCCCGGTAATCCATTTGGTGCACCAACAGGTGAGCAAAGTTTGATGACCAGAACCCTGTTGACAGGAACGAAGGTAAAAGTATTAGATGGCGGCACTACCTATTTATGGACCGTGAATTTCTACGATAAGGAAGGCAGGGTGATTCAAAGCAAGAGTACCAATTACCTTTCGGGGCAAGATGTGGTGGATAACACTTATGATTTTCCTGGACAGCTCAAAATATCTAAACGTACCCATATCGTTTCAGGTAAAGCACCACTGGAGATCACCACTCGTTATGAGTACGATCACATGGGACGCAGAATCAATACTTATGAACTGATAGGTTCTGACCCCACCAAAGAAGTATTACTGGCTTCGTATAAATACAATGAACTGGGTCAACAGATTAAAAAACAACTGCATTCCGAAAATAACGGCAGCTCCTACCTGCAAACGGTGGATTATGCCTATAATATCCGCGGCTGGCTGACAAAAATCAATGATGCCAATTTAACAGATATTACTGACCAGTTTGGTCTGGAGTTGAAGTATAATGGCAACGGTGCTGCATCTCAGTATAATGGTAATATTTCTGAAATGACCTGGAAGAACCGTAATCCCAATGCTACTACCCAAAAAGCGTATCAATTCGGTTATGATAAACTGAATCGGCTGTTGTTAGCTACTTCCACTATTGGCAGTAACTTTAATGAAGTGTTAACCTACGATGTAATGGGGAATATCAAAACCCTGAAACGTAACGGAGGATCGACTTCCTTAATCGATGATCTGACCTATACGTATAAAAACGGCAATCTATCGAACCGCTTGGAAAGTGTAGACGACCAGTCAGCTAACAGTTTTGGGCAACGAAAAGGGCTGACGAGTTATGATTACAGCGACCCGAATGGTAACCTGATTGCAAGCTCCAATACTACTGACCAGACAAGGAATCTAAGTATTACCTATAATTACCTGAATCTGCCGAAACAAATTAAGGTGAATAATCAGGCTATCGATTACACCTATGATGCAATCGGAAGAAAGTTACGTAAGGTTAGTGGTGGCGTTACGATTGACTATGTGGGAGGTATCCATTATAAGGCCGGAGCTTTGGAGTTTATTCAGACAGAAGAAGGCATTGCAAGAAACCTTACATCCAGTTATCAGTATCAGTATAACCTGACGGATCATCTGGGTAATGTCCGAGCCACCATTATCAAAGGATCTCAGGGCGTGGAAACCATTCAGGAAAGCAGTTATTATGTATTTGGCATGTCTCAGTCGGAATGGGTGTCAGGAGCAAAAAATAAGTACCTTTACAATGGTAAGGAACAGCAGGATGACTTTGATCTGAATCAATATGATTATGGTGCAAGGTTTTATGATCCGGTGCTGGGCAGGTGGCATATAATAGATCCGTTGGCTGAATTAATGAGGAGATATTCTCCATATAATTACGGATTTGATAGCCCCGTTAGGTTTCTTGATCCTGATGGTATGGCTCCAGGTTCTTTTTTTGATAGAAGAAATGACTATGATGATCGATCTATTTCCTGTGGATTATCTCCGCATGATCGAAGATTTTTTGATAGAACACAAATCGATGACAATGGTCTGAATATTATTATCCCAGACATTATTTCTAAGATTGATAATGATAAATCTGTTATTTATAAAGCTGGTGGTGATGGAGGAAAGAAGGATAAAGGAAAAGAAGTAGAAAAAGATAGAAATCCCGCTCAGGATAAACCATTAAGTGATGGTGAAATTGAATTGCTTGAGAAAAATGGATTTAATCATCGTGATAAATCCATGAATGGTAAAAGAGGAGGAAGGTTAGATTTATGGAAGGATGGAGAAGGAAATGTATACGAAAAACCAAAAGGTAATAAGGGTCCTGGGGAACCAATTGGATATAATCTAAAAGACCTTAAAAGTACTGTTGTTAAGACAGCTGTAGGAGTTACAGTAGCTGTCGTTGTATATGAAGTATTTAAATGGGGTGCAGCTATTATTTTAGCGCCTGAAACAGGAGGTGCTTCATTAGCAGGAGCCTCAGTTTTGCCTTAA